In a single window of the Dromaius novaehollandiae isolate bDroNov1 chromosome 17, bDroNov1.hap1, whole genome shotgun sequence genome:
- the C17H12orf43 gene encoding protein CUSTOS: MAAPRGGSGLDTGSDSDSSGGGDAAAAERFREAAWDCAGQAAAARAGLPGGGFKKDRLQPARPSLRRKVNGHDEDGNELQTTPEFRAHVAKKLGAMLDGFITVLKDSSGPSQTSVQESDSGDDGFRLFSSSVPGDSGKSEPCPPARRRQPSSSSDLDSDEEWQRYQEAAVSAADILKQSAFPALSPDPSQDLNHGCAEPSQKKKKKKKIRQKDKIQDKIVDMAECDQIRKDLQCLVSTNGQDERQHRNNTETTLLPDIVRKKKKKKGE; this comes from the exons ATGGCGGCGCCCAGGGGCGGCTCGGGCCTGGACACGGGCTCGGACTCGgacagcagcggcggcggcgatgcggcggcggcggagcggttCCGGGAGGCCGCCTGGGACTGCGCCGGgcaggcagcggcggcgcgggcggggctgCCTGGCG GTGGTTTTAAGAAGGATCGTCTGCAGCCAGCTCGGCCCAGCCTGAG ACGCAAGGTGAATGGTCATGATGAGGATGGAAATGAGCTACAGACCACACCAGAGTTCAGAGCACATGTCGCAAAGAAGCTGGGAGCAATGCTGGACGG TTTTATCACTGTCTTGAAGGATTCATCAGGACCCTCACAAACTTCTGTGCAGGAGTCTGACTCTGGAGATGATG GCTTTcgcctcttctcctcctctgtccCGGGAGACTCTGGGAAATCGGAGCCTTGCCCTCCAGCAAGGAGGAGACAGCCATCCAGCTCCAG TGACCTGGACAGTGATGAAGAATGGCAAAGGTACCAGGAGGCTGCTGTGTCAGCTGCAGACATTCTGAAGCAAAGTGCTTTTCCTGCGCTGTCCCCAGATCCCAGCCAGGATCTGAATCACGGTTGTGCAGAGCCcagccagaagaaaaagaagaaaaagaaaatcaggcaAAAGGACAAAATTCAAGACAAAATAGTAGACATGGCAGAGTGTGACCAGATCAGAAAAGATTTGCAGTGTTTGGTGTCTACAAATGGACAGGATGAGAGACAGCACAGAAATAATACAGAGACAACACTGTTGCCAGATatagtgaggaagaaaaaaaagaagaaaggagaatga